The Deltaproteobacteria bacterium genome has a window encoding:
- a CDS encoding sulfotransferase, translating to MRSKWNTPDTRPIFVVGAGRSGTKFLMNILNNSPYIHIAPEIHYFSSLVHEGFLKNLRRRVKRAGKFTLDELVCCLQGTGHFGTYWRRGIQFPAREIAEWFGQVEINERSIHRFIIEKDYMENGGDKERVKYMGEKTPSNVFHLKRLFRWYPEATVLFIYRNPVDVLRSEVNKACKPDYPLPKGSLLYPYGLAVYVFCEWLAGAIIAVYYRLKRGDSLLIVSYEQLCCRTREITRRICGKIGVPYARGLCKVERIDSSYSRGTGRPHWHPPGWISLFYRISLAIPIRILDGLSLGPQ from the coding sequence ATGCGGAGCAAGTGGAATACGCCTGATACAAGACCCATCTTTGTCGTCGGGGCGGGAAGATCGGGAACGAAGTTTCTCATGAATATCCTCAACAACAGCCCGTATATCCACATAGCACCCGAGATACACTATTTCAGCTCCCTCGTCCATGAAGGGTTCCTGAAGAATCTCCGCAGGAGGGTGAAGAGGGCCGGGAAGTTCACCCTCGATGAGCTGGTCTGCTGCCTCCAGGGGACCGGGCATTTTGGGACCTACTGGCGGCGGGGCATCCAGTTCCCGGCACGAGAGATAGCGGAATGGTTCGGCCAGGTGGAAATAAACGAGAGGAGTATCCACCGGTTCATCATTGAAAAGGACTATATGGAGAACGGGGGAGACAAGGAAAGGGTCAAATACATGGGGGAGAAAACCCCCTCGAATGTCTTTCATCTCAAGAGACTTTTCAGGTGGTACCCGGAGGCGACCGTGCTGTTTATCTACAGGAACCCCGTCGATGTCCTGAGATCCGAGGTCAACAAAGCCTGCAAACCCGACTATCCATTGCCAAAGGGGAGCCTTCTCTATCCTTACGGCCTGGCCGTCTACGTGTTCTGCGAGTGGCTTGCGGGCGCGATCATCGCCGTCTACTATCGCCTGAAAAGGGGAGACAGTCTCCTCATCGTCTCCTACGAGCAACTCTGTTGCCGTACGAGAGAGATCACCAGGAGGATCTGCGGCAAAATCGGGGTCCCATACGCCCGGGGGCTTTGCAAGGTAGAGCGGATCGACTCCAGTTACTCCCGGGGAACCGGCCGGCCCCACTGGCATCCGCCTGGATGGATCTCTCTGTTCTACCGAATCTCCCTGGCCATCCCCATCAGGATACTGGATGGCCTTTCTCTCGGTCCCCAGTAG
- a CDS encoding bi-domain-containing oxidoreductase, with amino-acid sequence MKIALERLGDGKIETFDLPAPAWGDHEVLVQTHWSVISSGTELSRLLAARSGLVGKALQRPAEFKKVAESLRRKGFVTTCRKVSNRLKAFYPMGYSSAGIVVARGRGVDHLSVGDRVAMAGSGFAVHGEYAAVPKRICVRIPEGVSTRSAAFATLGSIALQGIRRLNPQLGERILVLGLGLIGQLTVQLLLANGIEVVGLDLFRERTSLAAEGGCRHVLLVSDPNLQQRVKDLTEGFGVDGVIVTARARSNDPINLAGRLVRKRGKIVVVGEVGHGFDRAVFYEKELSILMSCSYGAGRYDPVYERQGIDYPRAYVDWTVERNMKTFLWLLSTGRIRVGHMISRVFSIDEAQGAYDLLLEKRPDTLALLFGYREEGMRDLKALRVVEAGPEQAVRRRGPHIGLIGFGNYAKSHIVPNMSRNLRITALAARSPSSLRFRKRGALADCRVVTTDPQVILENEEIRTIVVATRHSTHSLFLLEGLERGKNVYVEKPMVAKEEELTLLAGMLRTHGGNVCVGFNRRYSPAVRKLQERIHGSPLESRYTVAADPFPEDYWALEEGEGGIIVGEIIHFVDILCVLHGSRVARVFATSNLKAVNRGSIHITLSFENGSTGVISYVMGSSARSSKEEVELVYPDDRVLIHGFRRVISSRYGSIYRSLSPDMGRKRLFGHILEVFSSGVKVQEAEGLLNSHAAVFAARRSIQSGNAEQVEYA; translated from the coding sequence ATGAAGATCGCCCTTGAACGACTGGGGGACGGAAAGATCGAGACCTTCGATCTTCCCGCACCTGCCTGGGGGGATCACGAGGTCCTGGTTCAGACACACTGGTCCGTGATCAGTTCGGGTACCGAACTCTCCAGGCTTCTGGCAGCCCGATCCGGCCTTGTCGGAAAGGCCCTCCAAAGGCCGGCAGAGTTCAAGAAGGTGGCAGAGAGTCTGAGGCGCAAGGGGTTTGTCACGACCTGTAGAAAGGTCTCCAATAGGCTGAAGGCCTTCTATCCGATGGGGTATAGCTCCGCAGGTATCGTAGTTGCCCGGGGACGGGGGGTTGACCACCTCTCCGTGGGTGATCGTGTCGCCATGGCGGGCAGTGGTTTTGCTGTTCATGGTGAGTATGCAGCCGTGCCCAAGAGGATCTGCGTGAGGATCCCGGAAGGAGTGAGTACCCGTTCGGCCGCCTTCGCTACCCTTGGCAGCATCGCCCTCCAGGGGATCCGCCGGCTGAATCCCCAGCTGGGGGAGAGGATCCTCGTCCTCGGGCTGGGGCTTATTGGCCAGTTGACGGTCCAGCTCCTCCTTGCCAACGGCATAGAGGTCGTAGGGCTCGACCTCTTCAGGGAGCGGACCTCTCTCGCGGCCGAAGGAGGATGCCGGCACGTCTTGCTCGTCTCGGATCCGAACCTGCAACAGCGGGTGAAGGATCTGACGGAAGGGTTCGGGGTCGACGGGGTGATAGTCACAGCGAGGGCTAGATCGAACGATCCCATCAACCTGGCGGGGAGGTTGGTACGGAAAAGGGGGAAGATAGTCGTTGTGGGTGAAGTGGGGCACGGCTTCGACCGGGCTGTCTTCTACGAGAAGGAACTCTCGATCCTCATGTCGTGCTCCTATGGAGCGGGCCGCTACGATCCCGTTTACGAACGCCAGGGCATCGACTATCCTCGGGCTTACGTGGACTGGACCGTGGAAAGAAACATGAAGACCTTTCTCTGGTTGCTCTCCACGGGTCGGATAAGAGTCGGCCATATGATCAGCAGGGTTTTCTCCATCGACGAGGCACAAGGGGCGTACGATCTGCTCCTCGAAAAAAGGCCCGACACCCTTGCACTGCTCTTCGGATACCGGGAGGAGGGGATGAGAGATCTCAAGGCCCTCCGCGTCGTGGAGGCAGGGCCGGAGCAGGCGGTAAGGAGGCGCGGCCCCCATATCGGCCTCATCGGTTTTGGCAACTACGCGAAGTCTCACATAGTTCCCAATATGAGCCGGAATCTGAGAATCACGGCCCTGGCTGCCCGGAGTCCTTCTTCCCTGAGGTTCAGGAAGAGGGGCGCCCTGGCTGACTGCCGGGTGGTGACAACGGATCCGCAGGTGATTCTCGAAAACGAAGAGATCCGCACGATCGTTGTGGCGACCCGCCACAGCACGCATTCTCTATTCCTCCTTGAAGGGCTCGAGAGAGGAAAGAACGTGTACGTAGAGAAGCCCATGGTGGCAAAAGAGGAGGAGCTCACCCTATTGGCCGGTATGTTGAGGACCCACGGGGGCAACGTCTGTGTCGGGTTCAACAGGAGATACTCACCGGCGGTCAGAAAGCTGCAGGAGAGGATACACGGATCACCTCTTGAATCCAGGTATACCGTCGCGGCCGATCCTTTTCCCGAGGATTACTGGGCGCTGGAAGAAGGGGAAGGGGGAATCATCGTAGGCGAGATCATCCATTTTGTCGACATCCTCTGTGTGCTTCACGGCTCCAGGGTAGCGAGGGTCTTTGCCACATCGAACCTCAAGGCTGTGAACCGGGGTTCGATCCACATAACCCTCTCTTTCGAGAACGGCTCAACCGGGGTGATCTCGTACGTCATGGGATCGTCGGCGAGATCCTCAAAGGAAGAAGTCGAGTTGGTCTATCCTGACGACCGTGTTCTCATTCATGGGTTTAGAAGAGTCATCTCTTCCCGTTATGGGAGCATCTACAGATCCCTCTCGCCTGACATGGGAAGAAAGAGGCTTTTCGGCCATATTCTGGAGGTCTTTTCCAGTGGGGTCAAGGTGCAGGAGGCAGAAGGGCTGTTGAACTCACACGCGGCGGTATTCGCGGCCAGGAGGAGTATTCAGAGCGGCAATGCGGAGCAAGTGGAATACGCCTGA
- a CDS encoding class I SAM-dependent methyltransferase, whose amino-acid sequence MNTVRDYFDSLAPGWNGRYQRRRDYRNRAAVFAMEIERERGAGNVETILEIGCGACGVLGPENDDGISYFGCDLSFRMLRLNPRRGKIFQADLLKMPVKGRFDMVVMSSVLEWMGDPLESPGILSGLLRPGGILLVSYPNTRGLFRIVERRVVRPLRRALKGSHYTDLQKVKDYGNLKRAFQKHGFRLKRAVFFGKKLAVQGRYSSSMELDVYQYRRGGE is encoded by the coding sequence ATGAATACGGTTAGGGACTACTTCGATAGTCTGGCTCCTGGCTGGAACGGTCGATACCAAAGGAGGAGGGACTACCGCAACAGGGCGGCCGTCTTCGCAATGGAGATAGAAAGGGAGCGGGGGGCAGGGAATGTTGAGACCATACTCGAGATAGGATGCGGGGCTTGCGGGGTGCTGGGACCCGAGAACGATGACGGCATAAGTTACTTTGGGTGTGACCTCTCTTTCCGTATGCTCCGGCTCAATCCACGGCGTGGAAAGATCTTCCAGGCAGATCTTCTGAAAATGCCCGTCAAGGGGAGATTCGACATGGTCGTCATGTCGAGCGTGCTCGAGTGGATGGGGGATCCGCTGGAATCGCCGGGGATTCTATCCGGACTGCTCCGGCCGGGGGGGATCCTCTTGGTGAGCTATCCGAACACCCGGGGTCTTTTCCGGATCGTTGAGAGGCGGGTGGTCCGGCCCCTGAGACGGGCCCTGAAAGGGAGCCACTACACGGACCTTCAGAAGGTGAAAGACTACGGGAACCTGAAACGGGCCTTCCAGAAACACGGGTTTCGGCTGAAGAGGGCGGTTTTTTTCGGGAAAAAGTTGGCTGTCCAAGGTCGATATTCCTCATCCATGGAACTCGACGTCTACCAGTATCGAAGAGGTGGTGAATGA
- a CDS encoding glycosyltransferase family 4 protein, translating into MVQRIGGTGLQVVRHMEVVIVTGHFMPEVGYQEVYLARAFSRLGHTVHVIASDRPSPSARGVMTSSYRRGFQRDDRHGYTILRLPATVSAGSLVLSPGLRSALAEISPDLVVVIGVGKLFPLPVLTGPEKRRHRLIALFGDNSDFSNFNKPKARLLRYLVKNRAYRLAVRSCDRLYLYTPETESLLLSSLPDSLRASFLEKRVASTLGYDPEEFYFDGKERRRVRDKLKITEEEVVFITSTRITPEKRIDEVVPLVSRMRKEGKKVRYIIIGCLADPCGRRLKSLLEKQPDPGIFLAYPFLDHGRVREFCCASDLGVWTRPSISIQEAMGTGLPVVLARRPGLMHLVQQGANGWYFEMESPSPILEKAYSEVAERDQEARLAWRRQLAARNRHNLSYHRIAESMLVWS; encoded by the coding sequence ATGGTGCAGAGGATAGGGGGTACAGGTCTTCAAGTCGTGCGTCATATGGAGGTAGTGATCGTAACAGGGCATTTCATGCCGGAGGTAGGCTACCAGGAGGTCTATCTTGCCAGAGCCTTCAGCAGGCTCGGCCACACGGTCCACGTGATAGCCTCGGACAGGCCTTCACCTTCGGCAAGAGGTGTGATGACCTCGAGTTACCGGAGAGGATTTCAAAGAGACGATAGACATGGATACACGATCCTGAGGTTGCCGGCCACAGTCTCGGCCGGGTCTCTGGTTCTATCACCGGGTCTCAGGAGTGCACTGGCCGAGATCTCCCCGGATCTGGTGGTGGTAATCGGTGTCGGGAAACTCTTCCCCCTTCCGGTCCTTACCGGTCCCGAAAAGAGAAGGCACAGACTGATCGCCCTCTTCGGCGACAATTCTGATTTCTCAAACTTCAACAAGCCGAAGGCGAGGTTGCTGCGATATCTCGTCAAGAACAGGGCCTACCGCCTGGCCGTACGGTCTTGCGACAGGCTCTATCTCTATACACCCGAGACCGAGTCCCTGCTTCTATCCTCTCTTCCCGACAGCCTGAGGGCAAGCTTCCTCGAAAAACGAGTGGCTTCAACCCTGGGCTACGATCCAGAAGAGTTCTACTTTGACGGCAAAGAGCGCCGGAGAGTCCGTGACAAACTGAAGATCACCGAAGAGGAAGTCGTCTTTATCACATCGACCCGTATCACCCCTGAAAAGCGTATCGATGAGGTCGTGCCTCTTGTTTCAAGAATGCGCAAGGAAGGCAAGAAGGTCAGGTACATCATAATCGGCTGCCTGGCCGACCCTTGCGGGAGGCGTTTGAAGTCCCTTCTGGAAAAGCAACCCGATCCAGGCATATTTCTCGCCTACCCCTTTTTGGATCATGGAAGGGTAAGGGAGTTCTGTTGTGCCTCGGATCTGGGGGTGTGGACAAGACCTTCTATCTCTATCCAGGAAGCCATGGGCACGGGGTTGCCCGTGGTTCTCGCACGGAGGCCCGGCCTCATGCATCTGGTGCAACAGGGGGCAAACGGCTGGTATTTTGAGATGGAGTCTCCATCCCCTATTCTGGAAAAAGCGTACTCCGAAGTGGCCGAAAGGGATCAAGAGGCCCGCCTGGCGTGGAGGAGACAGCTTGCTGCAAGGAACAGGCATAATCTCTCCTACCACAGGATCGCGGAGAGCATGCTTGTATGGAGTTGA
- a CDS encoding glycosyltransferase family 9 protein: MRRIWGQTKACCVLSASGFGDSLMATPLVEGIKRCNPDIRLVVASTDVFSEVFEGNPHVDALLTYSLRPWDLISLARLVWRLRRERIDVFLAAQPANTIRHSLVAALSGAKVRLKHTYDYGSAFERDFSFVYHVRLSNSMKRHRVELNLDLLRFLGEEIPEGSISPYLKVGREAREKVEGWLLSVNGGQEARDLVALHPGGVRQNKRWAAQGFSEVGRAMVNWGFSLCLVGGREERNLCRSIAEEIGAEGVLDAAGLFSLEETAALLKKCRCLVSNDTGIMHLAAAVETPVVALFGPTDFRHIGPFSMQRWVLQGSRDMKDISPIDVLEAVSAAAGMAVPGRSAPGQNSSRHRISHDSW; encoded by the coding sequence ATGAGGAGGATATGGGGGCAGACCAAGGCCTGCTGCGTCCTGTCTGCTTCCGGATTCGGGGATTCCCTGATGGCAACACCCCTTGTCGAGGGGATAAAGCGGTGCAACCCCGACATCCGCCTCGTGGTTGCGAGCACGGACGTCTTCTCCGAGGTATTCGAAGGCAATCCCCACGTCGACGCCCTTCTCACATACAGTCTGAGACCGTGGGATCTCATCTCCCTTGCGAGGCTCGTTTGGAGGCTGCGAAGAGAAAGAATCGATGTCTTCCTCGCGGCTCAGCCGGCCAACACCATACGCCACTCTCTGGTAGCAGCCCTTTCAGGTGCCAAGGTACGGTTGAAGCATACTTACGACTACGGATCCGCTTTTGAACGGGACTTCTCCTTTGTATACCACGTCAGGCTCTCGAACAGCATGAAGAGACACAGGGTGGAGCTGAACCTCGATTTGCTTCGATTCTTGGGCGAAGAGATCCCGGAGGGGAGCATTTCGCCCTACCTGAAGGTGGGAAGGGAAGCCCGAGAGAAGGTGGAAGGTTGGCTCCTCTCTGTGAACGGCGGCCAGGAGGCCCGAGACCTCGTGGCCCTACATCCAGGGGGAGTGCGGCAAAACAAGCGTTGGGCCGCACAGGGGTTCTCGGAGGTGGGCAGGGCCATGGTGAACTGGGGATTCTCCCTGTGCCTTGTGGGGGGAAGGGAGGAACGGAACCTCTGCCGGTCCATTGCCGAGGAGATCGGTGCAGAGGGAGTGCTGGACGCCGCCGGTCTGTTCTCACTCGAGGAGACAGCCGCCCTGCTGAAGAAATGCCGCTGTCTCGTCTCGAACGACACTGGAATCATGCACCTTGCAGCGGCTGTGGAGACACCGGTGGTGGCCCTCTTCGGGCCGACCGACTTCCGCCACATCGGACCCTTCTCGATGCAAAGGTGGGTCCTCCAGGGATCCAGGGACATGAAGGACATCAGCCCCATCGACGTGCTCGAGGCGGTCTCCGCGGCGGCAGGCATGGCAGTTCCCGGGAGATCCGCCCCAGGACAGAATTCTTCCAGGCACCGCATATCTCACGACTCCTGGTGA
- a CDS encoding glycosyltransferase family 4 protein, translating into MGPHVQTYLLARELLSRGWSVSYISLGADRASIEYRCIDGIGVHFIPKKFRLLPANSLWEGLEVQKILRKITPDVVYTRGRSLLPWAVSRYGRGNGALSIWNAAKDRDFNRYEYPRTKSRHGGPVQRWAKYLLFSFTHVLLFERGVRSTGLCICQNRLQEEVFLKSYSGRKAELLGSIADIPQGIARKDETPRVLWVSGIKEEKQPEMFVRLAEKCRDAEIRFDCIGDPLDRRLVAGLENCSRIHGNFHYHGHIDYFEIERFFQKAHVFVNTSVSEGFPNTYLQAWANETPVISLQADPNRLLSERKLGVLAGSFERLCRSVCELLKDPEKRREIGTRAREYVVSHHSPDLIVDQLEEHIASARRGRGPTLWSDR; encoded by the coding sequence GTGGGCCCCCATGTCCAGACCTACCTCCTTGCAAGAGAGCTTCTGTCCAGAGGCTGGTCAGTCTCATACATCTCGCTGGGTGCTGACCGGGCATCGATCGAATACCGGTGTATCGACGGCATTGGTGTTCACTTCATCCCGAAGAAGTTTCGCCTGCTCCCGGCGAACAGCCTGTGGGAGGGGCTGGAAGTCCAAAAGATCTTGAGAAAGATCACACCTGATGTGGTCTACACTCGGGGGCGTTCGCTCCTGCCCTGGGCGGTTTCGAGATACGGGAGAGGAAACGGGGCCTTGAGCATCTGGAATGCTGCTAAGGACAGGGATTTCAACCGCTACGAATACCCCAGGACCAAGAGCCGTCACGGCGGACCGGTTCAAAGGTGGGCGAAATATCTCCTTTTTTCCTTCACCCATGTTCTTCTCTTCGAGCGGGGAGTCCGATCGACCGGCCTCTGTATATGCCAGAACAGGCTTCAGGAAGAGGTATTTCTCAAATCGTATTCGGGCAGAAAAGCAGAGCTTCTCGGTTCGATCGCGGACATACCGCAGGGCATCGCCCGGAAGGACGAAACTCCCAGGGTTCTCTGGGTGTCCGGCATCAAGGAAGAGAAACAGCCGGAAATGTTCGTAAGGCTCGCAGAAAAGTGCAGGGACGCGGAGATCCGATTCGACTGCATCGGAGACCCTCTGGACAGGAGGCTCGTGGCAGGGCTTGAGAACTGTTCCAGGATCCATGGTAACTTCCACTATCACGGGCATATCGATTACTTCGAGATCGAGAGGTTCTTTCAGAAGGCCCATGTCTTTGTAAACACATCGGTAAGCGAGGGGTTTCCCAATACCTATCTTCAGGCCTGGGCAAACGAGACCCCCGTCATCTCTCTCCAAGCCGATCCAAACCGCCTTCTCTCCGAGAGAAAGCTTGGAGTCCTTGCCGGATCTTTCGAAAGGCTCTGCCGGTCGGTATGTGAATTGCTGAAAGATCCCGAGAAGCGTAGAGAGATCGGGACGCGAGCTCGAGAGTATGTCGTTAGCCACCACTCCCCTGATCTCATCGTCGACCAACTGGAAGAGCATATAGCGTCTGCTCGGCGAGGGCGGGGCCCTACTCTGTGGTCCGACCGATAG
- a CDS encoding methyltransferase domain-containing protein — protein MASRLNLGCGLDIRKGFINVDRCVLEGVDLVCDLNTFPYPFRDDTFDEIRAYSIIEHLHDTIGVVNELHRILKDRGVLRILVPYWNSRSAFGDVTHVRYFDFESFDFLDDRKPSARNRGYYCRARFRIEQMDYLVNLGFLGRGKTLYFRGSFFSGIVKECLKYIPNTIQGLFFELRCLKSGSLP, from the coding sequence ATGGCATCGAGGCTTAACCTCGGTTGCGGGCTCGATATCCGGAAGGGTTTCATAAATGTCGACCGGTGTGTACTGGAAGGGGTAGACCTGGTGTGTGACCTGAACACGTTTCCCTATCCGTTCAGAGACGACACCTTTGACGAAATACGGGCCTATTCGATCATCGAGCACCTTCACGATACAATCGGAGTGGTGAACGAGTTGCACCGGATATTGAAGGACCGAGGTGTGCTCAGGATCCTGGTCCCGTACTGGAACAGCAGAAGCGCCTTTGGAGACGTGACGCACGTAAGGTATTTCGATTTTGAGAGTTTCGACTTTCTGGACGACAGGAAACCATCTGCAAGAAATAGAGGCTATTACTGCAGGGCTAGGTTCAGAATCGAGCAGATGGACTATCTCGTAAACCTCGGTTTTCTCGGCAGGGGCAAGACCCTCTATTTCCGCGGGTCCTTTTTCAGCGGTATTGTGAAGGAGTGCCTCAAGTATATTCCCAATACGATCCAAGGACTGTTTTTTGAGCTCCGATGCTTGAAATCAGGCAGCCTGCCCTAG
- a CDS encoding DUF362 domain-containing protein, whose amino-acid sequence MKNSHDSRVFIVGGITYPPRLPFSASRAYPEAPYNEATPESPNPVYGGLRSLFYRAGLDSTHFDTPCWNPLGEFIRPGDKVLIKPNFVKHRYLPEVDIECLVTHPSLIRAVLDYVVIALKGKGRITVGDAPVQSADFGSLVEENGTAEVVRHVSQSSGMEVGLRDFRAAEREMLGNLPVGLKKREVERTAVSLDERSAHFDLKGMGRFCVTDYPPSTLQEHHNTKRHEYLIAGEILAADVVINIPKLKSHRKAGMTCCLKNAMGINVSKDWLPHHRRGSILSGGDEYLYPSLFKALRSSLLALRETSSNLTAKRLWQGLARMAKRMDRFNPGRRDPFTEGSWYGNDTLWRTILDINRVLFYADKDGVIRDEPQRRIIYVVDGVTIGEGEGPLNPTPRHLGVLMLGRNPVAVDACASGLIGFDPCKIPAIDKAFSTGDPPLAGFGKEDIEAIFGEKTVRPYLDLRQMVLTRARPPDSWAGHIELR is encoded by the coding sequence TTGAAGAACTCGCATGACAGCCGGGTGTTCATTGTTGGGGGCATTACATACCCTCCGAGGCTGCCATTTTCCGCCTCGCGGGCTTATCCGGAGGCTCCGTACAATGAAGCAACTCCCGAGAGTCCGAATCCTGTCTATGGAGGCCTGAGGTCGCTCTTCTACCGGGCCGGCTTGGACAGCACTCATTTTGATACCCCCTGTTGGAATCCTCTCGGGGAGTTCATCAGGCCAGGTGACAAGGTCCTCATCAAGCCGAATTTCGTCAAACACCGGTATCTCCCCGAGGTTGATATCGAATGTCTCGTTACACATCCCTCTCTGATCCGTGCCGTTCTCGATTACGTGGTGATCGCTCTAAAGGGGAAGGGGAGAATCACCGTCGGTGACGCCCCGGTTCAATCCGCGGATTTCGGTAGCCTCGTTGAAGAGAACGGGACCGCCGAGGTGGTACGCCACGTCTCGCAGTCGTCTGGGATGGAGGTCGGGTTGAGGGACTTTCGGGCCGCGGAGAGAGAAATGCTTGGGAATCTCCCCGTGGGCCTCAAAAAGAGAGAGGTGGAGCGGACAGCGGTCAGTCTGGACGAGAGGAGCGCACACTTTGATCTCAAGGGGATGGGCCGTTTTTGTGTGACAGACTATCCCCCTTCGACTCTCCAGGAGCATCACAACACCAAAAGACACGAGTATCTCATTGCAGGGGAGATCCTCGCGGCGGACGTGGTCATCAACATTCCAAAGCTCAAGTCCCACCGGAAGGCCGGCATGACCTGCTGCCTGAAGAATGCGATGGGTATCAACGTCTCAAAGGACTGGCTTCCCCATCACAGGAGAGGGTCGATTCTAAGCGGGGGAGACGAATACCTCTATCCCAGCCTGTTCAAAGCCCTGCGCAGCTCCCTGCTCGCTCTGCGGGAGACCTCTTCAAACCTTACCGCCAAGAGACTGTGGCAGGGTCTGGCAAGGATGGCAAAAAGGATGGATCGGTTCAACCCTGGCAGAAGGGATCCCTTTACCGAGGGGAGTTGGTACGGCAATGACACCCTCTGGCGCACGATCCTCGATATAAACAGGGTTCTCTTCTACGCCGACAAGGACGGGGTGATCCGGGACGAGCCGCAGCGGAGGATCATTTACGTAGTTGACGGGGTGACAATCGGGGAAGGAGAGGGGCCCCTCAACCCCACTCCAAGGCACCTCGGCGTCCTCATGCTCGGAAGGAATCCTGTAGCCGTCGATGCCTGTGCCTCGGGTCTTATCGGATTTGATCCTTGCAAGATCCCGGCAATCGACAAGGCCTTCTCCACGGGAGATCCACCTCTGGCTGGGTTTGGGAAAGAGGATATAGAGGCGATATTCGGGGAGAAGACGGTGCGGCCTTATCTGGATCTGCGCCAAATGGTCCTTACCCGAGCAAGGCCGCCTGATTCATGGGCGGGCCATATCGAGTTGAGATAA
- a CDS encoding glycosyltransferase: protein MKRRIIHLIDNGRMGGREKQLYLVVRWQSGKPWNEVSVLFQRPYGEAFEWIRGLPGVKVWELPKEGDLSPASMWTCLGLVRRSDLVFLHSPRAVFMVPLLLVRKPLAYRLSGMQIGPPSFFRFLQKHRSGKRKGRRTGPLPHSTGRPRIRPGGLWSRRIGRVVRWLLFLWVVRRRADLVLVNSLFLKDLATREYGVPDCRMRLVRGFIDPAFERKRMDSARPYRKVDRPFTVSFVGRLDPRKRIDRLIDALPPLFQQGLCLRVLVAGDGDAGLKEDLVRRTRILGLDGLVEFLGAVENPYTVLKVTDLFVLPSDNEAFSNAVLEAMFADVPVVLFRNGCGNAEVLRHGKDAFFVSTVEELSALIGRLAGERDTCLKVGRGGRRALYRQRLTPDSQMEQLERVVEELA, encoded by the coding sequence ATGAAGAGGAGGATAATCCACCTGATCGACAACGGCCGGATGGGCGGGAGAGAGAAGCAGCTCTACCTGGTTGTGCGGTGGCAGTCGGGTAAGCCTTGGAACGAGGTTTCGGTGCTGTTTCAAAGACCATACGGAGAGGCTTTCGAGTGGATAAGGGGGCTCCCAGGGGTGAAGGTATGGGAACTACCCAAAGAGGGGGACCTCAGCCCGGCAAGCATGTGGACGTGCCTCGGCCTGGTGCGCAGGTCTGATCTGGTCTTCCTCCACAGTCCGAGGGCCGTCTTTATGGTCCCCCTTCTTCTTGTCAGAAAACCCCTGGCCTACCGGCTTTCGGGAATGCAGATAGGTCCTCCGTCTTTTTTCAGATTCCTTCAAAAGCACCGGTCCGGAAAGCGTAAGGGCCGCCGGACCGGACCACTTCCACACTCGACGGGTCGGCCGAGAATCCGGCCGGGAGGTCTCTGGTCGAGGAGAATAGGGCGTGTTGTTCGATGGCTTCTCTTTCTATGGGTAGTGAGGCGGAGGGCCGATCTTGTCCTGGTCAATTCGCTTTTCTTGAAAGATCTGGCAACGAGGGAGTACGGTGTTCCCGATTGCAGGATGCGCCTTGTGAGGGGCTTTATCGATCCGGCCTTCGAAAGGAAGCGCATGGACTCTGCCCGGCCGTACCGGAAGGTAGATCGACCCTTCACCGTAAGCTTTGTCGGGAGGTTGGATCCGAGGAAGCGCATAGACCGCCTTATCGACGCTCTTCCGCCACTGTTCCAGCAGGGACTTTGCTTGCGTGTTCTCGTGGCGGGCGACGGTGACGCCGGACTGAAGGAAGATCTGGTAAGGCGGACCCGCATCCTCGGACTCGACGGGCTGGTCGAGTTCCTGGGGGCGGTGGAGAATCCATACACGGTTTTGAAGGTGACCGATCTCTTTGTTCTCCCCTCTGACAACGAGGCCTTCTCGAATGCCGTGCTGGAGGCGATGTTTGCAGATGTTCCGGTCGTGCTCTTCAGAAATGGATGCGGAAACGCCGAGGTTCTTCGCCATGGAAAAGACGCCTTCTTCGTCTCCACGGTGGAAGAGTTGAGCGCACTTATCGGGAGACTCGCAGGTGAAAGGGACACCTGTCTCAAGGTGGGCCGCGGTGGAAGACGAGCTCTTTACAGGCAACGGCTCACCCCGGACAGCCAGATGGAGCAATTGGAGAGGGTTGTTGAAGAACTCGCATGA